In Aminiphilus circumscriptus DSM 16581, the sequence AGTGTCGAGCGAATCATGAAGGACCTCGAGGAGCACGTTGAGAATCTCGCTTCTCTTTGGAAAGATGCCAATGCCTCGACGCTTTTAGTGTTCGGCGCCAAATCTCCGTCAGGGGAATTTCTTTGGCCTGGTGAAATTCCAGCTTATCGCAGATATTTCAAAGAGAAGGTTAGGGAGAAGCTTGCCTCCTCTCCAAAGAAGACTAGAGAGAAGCTTGCCTCCTCTCCTACCTTGCGCTGCTCCTCTTGTCTTAGTGAAATCCATGCTTCCGAGCCTCATTTTAACCTGGATAAGATTTTCAAGTTTGCCACTCTTGACAAACCGAGCTTTCTGCCGGGCAACCAGGGGAAAGCCGTGTCCGGAAAGATCTGGCCCCTTTGTCAGAATTGCTGTGGCCTGATGTCTCGGGGAAGAGGGTATATCGAGGAACACTACATGCGAAGCGGCATCTTTCCGGGGCTTCACGTCTTCGTGATCCCGGAGTTGCTCTTCACCGATGGCGATATGTCGAAACATCTTCCGGCGGTGGCCGAAGAGACCAAGGATTTTCTGAGGCGCGGCATCAAGAAAGAGAAGAAACTCTTCAGTTTCCTGGCCAATCAGAAAGAGTCGCTGGTTTTCCATTTCCTGTTCTGGGAGAAAAACAATTCCCAGGAGAGAGTACATCTCATGGTTGAGGACATACCGCCGTCGCGACTCAAGCGACTGGAAGAAAAATGGAAGGGAGCAGTGACCGCATACCCTTTCACCCCTAAAGGCGAACTAACAAAACCTCAGCGTGATTATGTGGAGTCTCTGGACTACGCCTTTGGAGCCATCAGCAACTTCTTTCTCTGGAATGCCAAGGATGAAAGCCAGAAGAAGTGGCTTCGGGACAGAGCATTGAACATCATCGGAAGGCTCATGGGAGAGGAACAGGTGGATATAAGGGAGGCGAAGCGCCTCGCGGTTTCCAGGCTTCCCGCCCATTTCCACAACAGTGACAACAGAAGGGAAAAGAGCAGAGATAAAGGGGATGAATCCGGCATTAGGGAGGATCCTGTGATAAGCATGGCGCGGGTTGTGGATTTTCTAGTTCGAACGAATGAGAGGTGAATGTGCGTGAAACTCGACTTCTTCGATCGCTTTTCAGACCCCTATGTACAAACCGACGCGGGCAGGGGGGTGTTTTTGAGCGGCATCGTGCTGAGCATTGTGGCGTCACAGCAGGCGGAGAACCTTTTGGACGCACCGCTCTTCAAACAGATCTCCTTCGGAAGGATGCAGATGCGGGACCTCGAGAAACTCCTCTCTCGTGTACCAGAGCTCTCAAAGGCTTACCATCTGGAAAATGCGGGCAGAGTAGCACAACTTCTTGGCACAGCAGGCGATCTTCTGCTCTCGGACAAAGGGAAAGATCTCGGAGTGGATGGCAATTTCGCTTTCGCAATAGCTTTCGTCAACGCGTGGCGCTACTATAAAGACATTTTTCCAGAGGAGAAAATTGCACCTTCGGAGTCGAATGATCTAGACGCAAAAACAGAATAATTATAATCAAATTTTTTATTTCATAAAAGGAGGAATCACATATGGCCTTTGAGAGGCGCAGAGAATTTCTCTTCCTCTACAGCGTGAGGGATGCAAACCCGAACGGAGATCCTCTGAACGGCAACGCCCCGAGGAAGGACGAAGAGACGGGACAAATCCTGGTCTCTGACGTGAGGATAAAGCGAACCGTTCGGGATCAATGGATTCGCGAGGGAGGCAAGAACGTCTTCGTGGACGGAAAGGCCGTAACCCTTAACAAAAGAGTAGATGAGCTCAAGAGACAACTAGACAAAAAATTAAAAAATAATAAATCAGGAGACTCAATAAAAGACATAATAAATTCATGCATAGACGCAAGGTTGTTTGGCGTTACTTGTACTATTAAGGAAGAGAAAGCATCCGGCAAAAGCAAGAAAAACAAGGCCGCTGAAAACATGGAGAATGCGGAGGAAAATGTCTCCAGCAAAGGGAAGTCTTTTTCCTGGTGCGGTCCAGTGCAGTTTAAGTGGGGACGGAGCCTTCACAGAGTCCGGGAGCAGTTCGTCCAGGGCACTGCGGCTTTTGCCACGGAGGGAAAAGAGCAGCGCTCCTTCAGAAATGAGTATATCGTGCCCTTCTGCGTGATAGCGAGCTACGCCATAGCCAATCAGCACGCCTCAAAAGACTCGGGGGCCACAGAGGAAGACCTCAATGATCTTGTAGATACCCTCTGGAAGGGTACTGAAAACCTCATCAGCCGAAGTAAGGTGGGACACACACCCCTCCTGCTTCTAGAGATCACTTACCGAGAGGAATTTGATGGCCTCATAGGAGCCTTGGACGAGCGCGTGAGCCTCAAAACCCTTGACTGCAAAACGTTGGACGAGAACGCCCAGTACGCCCTGCGATCTCTGGACTCGGTATTGTTGGATATCGCCCTTCTTTTAAAGGCAGTGGAATCTAAAAAGGACAATATCGACCAACTTCGGCTGATCCACAACGGACAGCTCAACATCTCTGGTAAAGACGAACTGAAGAACATCCTCGGAGAAGAAAGGGTCAAGGAAGAGACGAGGTGAGGTCAATGGCCCTGGCTTTCGATATCAACGGCCCCATGGCTATGTTCCGAAAATCCTACACCACCACCTCGTCGATATCGTTTCCCTTTCCGCCTCCTACGGCAATAGCAGGGCTTATCGGTGCCATAGTGGGGTTTAAGAGTGGGAGCCACTCCAATGGCTGCGCTGCCGATTTCTGGGAGGAGATGAAAGGGAATCGTGTTGCACTGCGGATACTCCATGCCGGAACCATTGCCCGTCATGGACTCAACTTTTTCGATCACAGAGACAACACTCACAGCCCAGTGAAGCACCAGTTCGTCCTGTCGCCAAAGTATAGAATCTACGTGGAAGGAGCGGTGGAAGAACGTTTGAGGCCTCGCCTCGAGGCGGAAAGCTTCGTCTACACTCCATATCTTGGCGTGGCGTATGCCCTGGCAAACATATCTTACGCCGGTTCTTTTGAGCCGACGACTCTGAACGTAGAAGACGAAGAAGATAAAAAAATATGCGTGGACAGCGTGATCCCCTGGAAAGAAAACATGTCCATCGACGTTGTAGCTTCCGGGGGGGCGTTCAGGGAACGGATGCCCTTCTCCATGGATCGCCAACGTGCCCTCGAAAGAGTTATCGATGTGCTCTATAACCCAAAGGGCCGCAAGCTCTGCCTGACAGATAAAGGAGACGCCTATGTCACGAGATGCAATGATGACGTGGTGGCCTGGTTCCCTCACTGGTAAGAAAAGCCATCCGGACAAATGTCTCGTCGACCACCTGGAGGGTGTAGCAGCCTTGGCGAAACGCCTGGCCCAGACCCATGGCGTGCTAGACAAAGCGGACATTGAAAAGCTTTTTGATATGAGCCTTACCCATGACCTGGCAAAAGCACGGGACAAATGGCAGCGGTACCTTGAGGGAAAGGGAGAAGGAACGCCTCACTCGGAAAGCTCCTCCTTTTTCACCCTGGATCTAACGCACGATGTGATGGCAGCCGAACTAGTCCGTTGTCATCACGGTTCACTCAAGAACATTGAAGACGTGAAATCCTTTTGGGTAAATGATGACTTTAAACTATGCGATATCGTCTCAAAAATAAAAGAAATCTTGCCGGAATGGGAACCCTCGCTGAACGACGCAACGTGGGAAAAGATTAATAATGACCTGCTCTTCGAATTTAAGACAGACGAGAACTTTTGGTTAAGATATCGCGCTCTACTATCGTATTTTATTGCCGCCGACAGAATGGATGCCCTGGGAGTCTCGGGCTTCGACCCCACGCCTCTTCGGTTCAAGCAACCCAGCTTCGACCAAAGGAATGACCTCGACAAGTGGAGGCAAGAAGTCCGGGTTGAGTGTCTTGATAATGCAAAGTGCAGGGGAGAACCCGGAGTGTATACCTTGACGCTTCCCACCGGGACGGGAAAAACCACCATCGGCCTTGAGATAGCCCATATGTGGGCGAAAAAACACGGTTATCAGTCCATCATCTACGCTCTACCGTTCATCAGCATCACCGAGCAGAATGCAGAGGTAGCCCGTCGGCTCCTCGGCGAGGACGCAGTCCAGGAAGATCATTCCATGATTAAACGAGGTGGGGATGACGACACTCCGTCTCCTTTGAAAAGAATGGAGGCACTGTTTCGTTATTGGCATCTTCCGGTGGTAATTACCACCATGGCTCACCTCTGGGAGGTTCTTTATGGTGACAGGGTCAACTCCACCATCAATTTCCATCAGCTCGGGAAGTCGGTGGTTATTTTGGACGAACCCCAATCTATTCAGGCAGAGCACTGGGCAGGATTGGGCAAGACACTGCATCTCGTTTCGAAAAAGTTCAAAACCGCTTTTATTCTCATGACAGCAACACAACCCCATATAGCGGAATCCGCCACGGAAATCGCTCCGTGTGCATGCCAAAAACCCATATCAAATAGATACCACTGCAAGATCCTGCGCGAGGAACTCTCCCTCGGGAAATTACCGGATGTACTTAATCACCATCTTCCCTTAAAAGAGCCCTCGGGGCTCATCGTGGCCAACACCCGCAGAGAAGCGCTCAAAATCCACAAAATCATGTGCGAAATGCAGGAAAAGCAACAAATTTCTCGGGGGCCGGTCCTTTTCCTCTCCACGTGGATGACACCGGCGCACCGCAGGCGAACCTTGAAAAAGCTCAGGGACCTCGAGAAAGAAGATCATCCGCGGTTTCTGGTTTCTACGCAGGTAGTGGAAGCAGGGGTAGACCTGGATTTCCATTGGGTAGCCCGGGACGAGGGCCCCTTAGACAGCGTAATACAGGTGGCGGGCCGCTGCAACCGCCACGGCAAGCGTAACGTCGGCATGGTACTGGTCGTGAGGCTCAAGAATGATAGAGGAAAACGTTTCTCCCGCATGGTTTATGACTCTATATTGCTTCAGGCCATGGAGGAAGTAACAAGCGAAATTTCGGAGTTCGAGGAGCGTCAGATCGGAGATGTGGTAGGTAAATACTATGAACGAGTCTCGGGAAGCAAAAAAGGCAGCGGCCTTTGGGATGACATCGTCAAGGGAAAATGGGCGACGCTGCCTCCCCTTTACGCGAAAGAAAGACCAGCGCTGGTGACGCTGGTGGTGGAGGCGGAAGATTCCAACGTAGGCGAACTTGTGGATTTTTTAATCAAAGAAGAATGGAATCTCAAAAACATAGAAGAAAAGAAGTCTTTTCTCAGGGAAATTCAACAACATGCCGTAGAAATTCCTGAAAAGCTTCTTCTAAAATGCCGCGAAAAGTCTTCCTCTATTCTTTCCTCCAAAAATCCGTTAAGACAGATCAACAACAGCGACATGTGGTTCCTGTCGAAGGAAGCTGTGAGCATACTCTACGACCCGGTGACGGGCTTCACTCCCCCAGAAGAAGAGGACGACGACATAAATGGGTGCTTCGTCTGATTCTTCTGAAGGAGTGATCCTACCGTACTTTTAATGGACATTCTAAAAAGTAAGTACAACACCTATCAGAGGTAGACCATGAGCGAACGCATGACCGCCGAGTTGGTGCGCGATGTGCTTCGAATGGCATTCCCCGTTCATTCGGACTGTGGGAGCCGCTATTGCTCCGCCTTGTACCGAGATTTACCCACGCGGCACGAACTGTGCTGTCGCATGGGCGATAAGGAAAACTGTTTCGACAACGCATGCACCGAGAGTTTCTTCATTATTCCCTTGAGATCGAGGCGATTCACGACAACGACAACCACTTTCCACGCAAGAGGTGTTCCGACAAACGGTCTTCGAGTATATTCCGTCACCTACAACCGCGTCCGGCGTCACACTACTTTCGGAAATGTGAGTTCCGAAACTTTCGAAGCGATGTTTGCCGCAAAGTCGTGTGTCCACGACTACTGATGGGCAAAATCAGAGGGTTATCTGGATTATCCTCAAGGGAGCCCTCGATTCCCAAATAAATCACATGAATTCACCTTTTACAAAAAATACGTGATACAACTCCCCCTCAAGGCCGCCCTCCGGCCCGGAACCTTATCCGCAAGGAACCGCGGAAACCGCTCCGGTCGCCTCCTCCGCATCTCCCGCCTCCCGCACCAGTTCGACGCATCCCCAGCCGCTCGAATTCTTCGCACCCAGCCCCGCGTCTAGTGCGAGCTGCAACAGCTCCTGCGGCCCTTCGAGACGGAACAGGCCGTCCCACCCCTTCACCGGAAAGGTATCCCCGGGAGAAAAAAAGCCGGTCACGCGATGCACCCTTCCCACGGGGCGAAAACGAAGCAAAGGGTCTTGCGAAACCTCCGCGTCGTCGCGTTCGCCGGGGCAGTTCTTCTCCGCAGTTCCGGCGAGAGCGGCCTGTTTTTTTCGGAGGTTCGACGCAATCTGTTCTGAAAAGGCCGTTTCCTGCGGCTCGTAATACACCGTGTAGGGGCGCCCGTCCCCTCTGCGCAGCGTGGAGTAGACCGTAATGGGCGAGAGCGTGCGCAGCAGGACCCGCGTTCCTGCCACCACGGGAGCCGTCACTTCCACGCCGGAACAGAGCAGTTCGTTGTTCCCCAGACGGAACAGCCGCCCCGAAAGAAGTCCCTGGGCGCACTCCTCGAGAATATCCAGCACGGGAGAAGAAAGGACGAACGAGAGAGGCGAGTCGAAGAGAAGAACGTCTTTCTCTCTTCGAGGAGGGGAGACGCTTTGAAGCCGGGAGAACGTGAAGAGGCGGAAGGAACGTTTTTCGAAGAGAAATCCCGGACCGTGGAGGAACGCCGCGAGGTCCTCCGAGAGGAGCCCGTATACGGCGGCCTGCAGATAATGCCGATACGCTTCGGGGAGACGCACGGGACCGCTCTGTTTGGATTCAATATGAACCGTCATGCGCATGGCGCTTTCTCATTTTTCCAAGAAACAAACAACATTGCCAATCCACCTCCAAAAAAGAGGAGCTTTTTCTCAGTATATTCATCCTCTCTTATTTTTCAATCCTGCCGCAAGTCCCGATTGTCCGCCTTCACCCCCGCGAAATCCCACAATTCCTTGTGGAATCTCTGAATAAGGCTGCGTCAGCCCCACAGGGCGCCTCGTAGAGCCTGATGCGACCCGAGTCAAGGGAAAGTGAAAGACCTTTATTCAGAGCTTCCTTGCGATTTACAAAGGCAATCCCTCATAGGAAACCTAAGTCATATGTGTTGTTTTCCACGAGAGCAATAATGTTTCCAACCCTGATAGAAATATTTTTCAAATAGTATCACGCAAAATAATAACCTTAACCACCATAGCCACTGGAAATAATTTACTGCCTTAGAGTATTTAAAACAAAAATCAAAACATCTTCATCCTTGGGCATCTTGATATCTCACCTCCAGCTTCTCTCTCATGATAGTCGCATCATAACACCAACCCTCGACTTGCATATTTCAACAAGAGATATAATCAAAAAATTTTTTGAACGTAAAAAAAACCCCCTCTTAGATCTCGAGATGCTATGCAACAATCCTTCCTGGTTCACCGCACAACTCGGAGAGCCCTTCCGTGCGAATCGTCAGGAATACCCGAAAACGGCCCTGCCCATGACAGCCACAGTCGCTCCGGCCCGTTCCATCTCCTCCAGACAATCCCGACTCAGGTCGCCGTCGACCCAGATCTCTGCAGCGGGAAACAGACGCGTGCTCATTCGTACTTTGGCAATCATGACCGGGAGAAACTCTTGCCCCCGGCCATCAGGTTCCGCGGTGAGGACCAGGACACCATCGAGGCGATCCGCCAGGTACAGGAGGGGTTCCGGTGATGTTTTTGGGTTGAAGGCCAGTCCCGCTCGAAGCCCGGCTTTCCGGGCCAAGGCGAGAAAATCCGAGGGGTAGTCCAGGGCCTCCACGTGGGCAAAGACAATGGAAGCCCCCATCTCGGAGATGTCCTCCAGGTAGGTCGACGGCCGGTTTACCATGAGATGAAAAGAAAATGGAAGAGCCGTGACCCTCCGGAATGCTCGGACGGCCTTCATCCCGAAGGTGATATTCGGGATGAAGTTTCCGTCCTCAATATCGATGTGTAGATCCCGGTAACCTCCCTGCTCCACCGCACAGAGCGCCTCGCGCCAGCGCAGCGGATCGGCGGAGGCAATGGAGGGGGAAATTCTCATCGCCCGGTCTCTCTTTCCTCCAAGGCGGCAGGAGGAAAGAGCAGAAGGCGCAACGCCTCTCCCTCCGTCTCGACGTTTCCGAGACGCTCCAGCAGCGTCGGATTCTGCAGGAGTTCTACCAGTTCTCGGATCAACCCTACCTGCTTCTCTCTTTCCCTGATCGCCAAGAGGAAGACGATCTTTGCCGTGACCGTGCTGGATCCGTCTGTTCCCATCAGTCCGAAAGCCGCGGGCGACGCAAGGATACCGACAGCGATTCCCGAGGCGGAGACCCGGTCCGGATCGGCATGAGGAATCGCCGTTCCCAGAGGTAGCGTGGGCAATCCGGTGGGATAGATCTTCTCCCTCGCAACGGCGTCATCCGCGTACCCCGGCTCCGCGAACCCCTTTTCGACCAAGCGAGACGCGAGAGCACGAATGACCGTCTCCGCATCGGAGGCCTCCACGTGAACCGCGATGAGATCTTCCCTCAGAAGGTCGGCAAGCGAGCGCTGCATCAGACACGCATCCCTCCGCTCACGCGCCGAAGAGAAGCTGGGTGATCTTCATCATGATCCAGGCAATCCAGTTTCCGTTGGAAAGCCCGGAGATCATCGTCGCTCCCTCGGGAATGGCGTAGACACCGCTCGACCGGGCGATATCGGTGATGACCGGCGCAAAAGAGCCGGCGAGATAGAGAATCATCGCCATGATGATCGTGCCGTAGAGAATCGTGCGGAAAAGATTCCCTCTCGTCATGGGCGGAACCATGCAGACAAAGAACGCAGTGGCCGCCAAGTCCGCGAAGGGCAATACCCGGTTGCCCGGAAGAACGAAGGCGAGAAGAAGCGTGATCGGAATCAGAACAATGGCTGCCGCGATGGTGATGGGGTGTCCTATGAGAATGGCCGAATCGAGACCGATGTAGAAATCGCGCCCCTTGAAGTGCTTCTGCATGAACTGTCTCCCCGCCTCAGAGAGAGGAGTCAACCCTTCCATAAAAATTGCGATGATGCGCGGAACCAGCAGCATGACCGCCGCCATCTGAACCGCCAGGAGAAAGGTATTTTTCGCGAAACCATAGGCGAAGAAGCCCAGGAACAATCCCAGGACCGCTCCCATCGTGACGGGCTGTCCGAGAACGCCCAACTTCTCCCGGATAGTCTTTTCGTCCCAGTTTATGTTCCTCAGACCGGGAATGCGCTCCATGATCCAGTCGAGAACGGCAATGATCGGGACGCTGGTGACGCACCACCCTTGGGGAATGGAGATGTTCGGCAGGTGAAAGAATTCCTGCACTCTCTTCGCCGTATAATCCCCGATGAGCAAGGCAATCACGCAGTGTGCTCCTCCAGCCGCGAGGCCCAGGATCAGCCCCTTGCCGCCGCCACCCGAGACTAAATAGACCACCGATCCGGTGAACGCGAAATGCCAAAAATTCCACATGTCCACATTGAGAGTTTTCGTGGTTTTCGTGAGGAGCATTACGATGTTGATGCCGAAAGCCAGTGGAATGATGAGGGCACCGATGGTAGTGCTGAACGCGATTGCAGCACCCACTCCCCACCCGACGTCGACCGCTTCGAGCTTGACGTCGGTAGCGGCAATAAGGGCCTTGGTCGCAGGATCCAGGGCGCCCAGCAACAGACCGATCACCAAGTTCAGTCCGACGAATCCAACACCCACCGTAATTGCCGAAGTGAGGGCCCTTCCCGGCTTCTGCCCCAGGATCAAGCCCAGGCAAAAAACCACGATTGGAAGCATGATGGTGGGACCCAATCCCGTCATGAAATCACTGATCGTCTTGATGCTTTCCATCTCTTACCCCACTCCTTTCGATTACGTGGCAGACATGTTTTCGTCGAGTTTGGCGGCGATTTCGTCCACGAGCTCCTCCATGCCGATTCCCGTCAGGAAAGCAATAGCGCTGGTGAATACAGGGACGGAAAGCTCATAAGGGACCTGAGCCGTCGAGACGACCGCGTCGGCATCTTCCGCATAGGCTGGTATTTCCGGAACGCGGCACTGCACGATCTCGACACGGTCCTTTCCACGCTCGGCAAGCATTTCCTTCAGCTTAAGAGCGACATGCGTCGATGTGGCAATACCGGTTCCACAAGCTACAACGATCCGATACGTTCTTTTCACCGCATCCATGGACACTCCACCTTTCCCGAGAGAATCAAGGGTGAACGCGTCGAAAACGACACATTCCTCCGCCAGCGACTCGGACGTTCCATGGCGCCACCGCCAATCCGCAACCCGCTTCTCCCAACGCATTGAGTCATCCACCGTGTTTGATCCGCCCCCTTTCGCTCACCCGCACGTCTCAGGCGAGCGTGACCGCCACGCCATTCCTGCGGAGAGCATCTAGAGCTGCAGGGTCGGCTCCCCTATCGGTAACGATCCGCGTGATGCGTTCCATACCGCAGATTTCCACCAGGGCCGTCTTTCCGAACTTGGAACGGTCCGCGACGACGATCACTTCACACGCCGATTCGATGAGGAGCTGCTTGACGGCCGCTTCTTCGAAGTTCGCATTGAAGATTCCCCGGTCCGGGTCAATGGCGTCCGCCCCGAGGAAAGCCTTATTCACCCGCACGCGGCGGAAGAAACGTTCCGTCTCGCTCCCGAGAGTCAAACCGAACCCCCGACGAACCCTGCCCCCCGCCAGAAGAACCGAACTCGTCGGGTTGTAGTCCACCGTTCCGGCAATCAGAAGATCGTACGTCATGACCGTCAAGTGCCTGAGATTGATCAGCCTCCTGGCGACTTCCAGCGTCGTCGAACCCGCATCCAGAGCGATGGCCTCTCCATCCGCCGCCAGCGCGGCTGCAACGGCGCCGATACGACATTTTTCCTCCAGGTTCTTGAACTGTTTTTCCGCATAACTGTCCTCGAAAGCCGTACTGGTCCCGGGAGAGACAGCGCCGCCATGGGTCCGGCTCACCAGCCCCTTGGCGCTGAGTGCTTCGAGATCCCGCCGAACCGTGGCCTCGGAAACTCCGAGATGACTGACCAGACCCTCCACCGTCACCCCGCCACCGGAGCGAATTGCTTCCAGAATTCTTCTCTGGCGCTCCGCCGGAAGAATCGAAGGATGAGCCTGCCTCTGCATATTCCGTTCCTCCCCGTACATGGGATGAAGAACCGCTGGTCCCGCAGCGCATCGCACAGCGATTCTCGATTCATTAGACACCAGTGTACGGGAGGCACACAAAGAAATCAATATCGATCATTTTTTTTGATTGATATTGATCAGTAAAAGTCACCGTGGCAGCGACAAAGCAAGAAGACATGCACGGCAGGAGAAGATCCGGCCTTTACCGAAGGCCGGATCTTTTTTCAAGACACACAACTCCGGGAGATCCGACGGGAAAGGACCATTAAACGCCGGGCCCCGTCTTTGAGAGTGGGATTTTCTGCGGATACGGAAAAAATCCGGGAACATCCTCGAAGAAGAGGGCTTTGTCCCCGCTACTTTTCGCCGTAGTGACTTTTCGGAAGATATAGGGAAGCTCTGAAGAAAGACCTTTCGCTTTTCCTTGACTCGGGTCGCGTCAGGCTCTGCGAGGCGCCCTGCGAGGCTGACGTAGCCTTATTCAGAGATTCCATAGGGCGAGGCTTGAGAGAAGCGCCGCAAGCACGCCGCAGGCGAGCTTGAAGGCGCTGTCATAGAGCAGCGGCGCCAGAAACCCCGAGACGACGGCGAGGATGAGGGTCTGGACGAAGGCCTGCAGCGAAGCCGCCAAGCCCCGGCTTTCTGGAAAGAGTGCAAGGGCCGTGACGGTGATCCCCGGCGCAGCGATGTTCATGCCGAAGGCGTAGAGCATGAGGGGCAGGACCGCCCAGGGGAGTGCGGGGGCAAACAGGGCGGTGTAGGCCACGTTGCACAGCGCCGCCACCCCCATGACGCCGAAGCCGATCCGGATGATGGCCCCGGTGGAAAAAGCGGCGCGTCAGCCGCGCCGAGGTGGCGGCCCCCGTGACCATGCCGGCCACGAGGGGAACGAAGAGCCAGCCGAATCCGGTCTCGGGCTGGTGGAGGATGTTGATGACGAAACTGGCCGCCGAGCCGATGTAGAGCCCGAATCCGATGAAGAAGGTTCCCATGGACAGGATCAGCCGGAGAAAGCGCATGTTCCGGACGACCTTTCCGTAGTCGGCGAGGATGCCCGCGGGTCGGAAGCGGTGGCGCATCCCCCGGGGAAGGCTCTCCGGAAGCAGACGGAAGAACGCGACGCTCATGAGCAGGGCAAAGGCCGCGAGGAAGAGAAAGACCGATCTCCAGCCGAAAAGCACGTGCAGCCATCCGCCGAGAATGGGGGCGATAGCGGGAGCGAGGCCGAAAACCATGGTGATGTAGGACATCACCCGGTGCGCCTCTGCACCCGAGGCGAGATCCTGCACGACCGCCCTTCCCACCACGGCTCCGCCCGCCGCCGCAAGATCTTGCACTCCTCGACGCGGCGTGCCCTGCACCGCGGCGCAGGGCACGCTTCCACGACGGCGCGACCGTCGCGAGGGCGGCGTTCCGCCGCAGCCTTACGCGGCGGAACGACACGAAACCTACAACCCGAGCAGCGGCAGGAGCGTGTCCAGGTCCTTGTCACCCCTGCCGGAGAGGTTCACCAGGAGGATCTGTTCCTTCTCCATCGAGGGAAGCCTCTTCAGCGCGTAGGCGAGCGCATGGGAACTCTCGATGGCGGGAATGATGCCCTCTTCCCGACAGAGGCGCCCGAAGGCGGTGATGGCCTCCTCGTCGGTGACGGCCACATACTGCACCCTCCCGGTATCTTTGAGATAGGCGTGCTCTGGGCCGACGCCAGGATAATCGAGCCCCGGAGCAATGGAATAGACCGGAGCGGGCTCGCCCGCGTCGTCGGCGAGCACATAGGTGTTGAAGCCGTGGACGACGCCGGGAGAACCCGCTACGAGAGTGGCCGCGTGGGCGCCGAGGCCGAGGTGCAGCCCCTTGCCCGCGGGCTCCACGCCCGTGATGGCCACCTGCGGGTCCGCAAGAAATCCGGAGAAGATGCCGATGGCGTTGCTGCCGCCGCCGACACAGGCCACCACTTCGTCGGGAAGCCGTCCCTCCCGCTGGAGCATCTGCGTCCGGGCCTCGCTGCCGATGACGCTCTGAAAGAAGCGGACGATTTCGGGATAGGGAGAGGGGCCGACGGCGGAACCGAGGAGATAGAACGCCTCGGGATCCTCCATCCACGCCGCGAGCGCGCCGTCCACCGCCTCTTTGAGCGTGGCCTGACCGAAGGAGACGGGGACCACCGTTGCGCCGAGGGCACGCATGCGCCCCACGTTGGGAGCCTG encodes:
- a CDS encoding PTS sugar transporter subunit IIA; protein product: MQRSLADLLREDLIAVHVEASDAETVIRALASRLVEKGFAEPGYADDAVAREKIYPTGLPTLPLGTAIPHADPDRVSASGIAVGILASPAAFGLMGTDGSSTVTAKIVFLLAIREREKQVGLIRELVELLQNPTLLERLGNVETEGEALRLLLFPPAALEERETGR
- the cas7b gene encoding type I-B CRISPR-associated protein Cas7/Csh2, with translation MAFERRREFLFLYSVRDANPNGDPLNGNAPRKDEETGQILVSDVRIKRTVRDQWIREGGKNVFVDGKAVTLNKRVDELKRQLDKKLKNNKSGDSIKDIINSCIDARLFGVTCTIKEEKASGKSKKNKAAENMENAEENVSSKGKSFSWCGPVQFKWGRSLHRVREQFVQGTAAFATEGKEQRSFRNEYIVPFCVIASYAIANQHASKDSGATEEDLNDLVDTLWKGTENLISRSKVGHTPLLLLEITYREEFDGLIGALDERVSLKTLDCKTLDENAQYALRSLDSVLLDIALLLKAVESKKDNIDQLRLIHNGQLNISGKDELKNILGEERVKEETR
- the cas3 gene encoding CRISPR-associated helicase Cas3'; this translates as MTWWPGSLTGKKSHPDKCLVDHLEGVAALAKRLAQTHGVLDKADIEKLFDMSLTHDLAKARDKWQRYLEGKGEGTPHSESSSFFTLDLTHDVMAAELVRCHHGSLKNIEDVKSFWVNDDFKLCDIVSKIKEILPEWEPSLNDATWEKINNDLLFEFKTDENFWLRYRALLSYFIAADRMDALGVSGFDPTPLRFKQPSFDQRNDLDKWRQEVRVECLDNAKCRGEPGVYTLTLPTGTGKTTIGLEIAHMWAKKHGYQSIIYALPFISITEQNAEVARRLLGEDAVQEDHSMIKRGGDDDTPSPLKRMEALFRYWHLPVVITTMAHLWEVLYGDRVNSTINFHQLGKSVVILDEPQSIQAEHWAGLGKTLHLVSKKFKTAFILMTATQPHIAESATEIAPCACQKPISNRYHCKILREELSLGKLPDVLNHHLPLKEPSGLIVANTRREALKIHKIMCEMQEKQQISRGPVLFLSTWMTPAHRRRTLKKLRDLEKEDHPRFLVSTQVVEAGVDLDFHWVARDEGPLDSVIQVAGRCNRHGKRNVGMVLVVRLKNDRGKRFSRMVYDSILLQAMEEVTSEISEFEERQIGDVVGKYYERVSGSKKGSGLWDDIVKGKWATLPPLYAKERPALVTLVVEAEDSNVGELVDFLIKEEWNLKNIEEKKSFLREIQQHAVEIPEKLLLKCREKSSSILSSKNPLRQINNSDMWFLSKEAVSILYDPVTGFTPPEEEDDDINGCFV
- the cas5b gene encoding type I-B CRISPR-associated protein Cas5b, encoding MALAFDINGPMAMFRKSYTTTSSISFPFPPPTAIAGLIGAIVGFKSGSHSNGCAADFWEEMKGNRVALRILHAGTIARHGLNFFDHRDNTHSPVKHQFVLSPKYRIYVEGAVEERLRPRLEAESFVYTPYLGVAYALANISYAGSFEPTTLNVEDEEDKKICVDSVIPWKENMSIDVVASGGAFRERMPFSMDRQRALERVIDVLYNPKGRKLCLTDKGDAYVTRCNDDVVAWFPHW
- a CDS encoding PTS galactitol transporter subunit IIC, coding for MESIKTISDFMTGLGPTIMLPIVVFCLGLILGQKPGRALTSAITVGVGFVGLNLVIGLLLGALDPATKALIAATDVKLEAVDVGWGVGAAIAFSTTIGALIIPLAFGINIVMLLTKTTKTLNVDMWNFWHFAFTGSVVYLVSGGGGKGLILGLAAGGAHCVIALLIGDYTAKRVQEFFHLPNISIPQGWCVTSVPIIAVLDWIMERIPGLRNINWDEKTIREKLGVLGQPVTMGAVLGLFLGFFAYGFAKNTFLLAVQMAAVMLLVPRIIAIFMEGLTPLSEAGRQFMQKHFKGRDFYIGLDSAILIGHPITIAAAIVLIPITLLLAFVLPGNRVLPFADLAATAFFVCMVPPMTRGNLFRTILYGTIIMAMILYLAGSFAPVITDIARSSGVYAIPEGATMISGLSNGNWIAWIMMKITQLLFGA
- the cas6 gene encoding CRISPR-associated endoribonuclease Cas6, whose translation is MTVHIESKQSGPVRLPEAYRHYLQAAVYGLLSEDLAAFLHGPGFLFEKRSFRLFTFSRLQSVSPPRREKDVLLFDSPLSFVLSSPVLDILEECAQGLLSGRLFRLGNNELLCSGVEVTAPVVAGTRVLLRTLSPITVYSTLRRGDGRPYTVYYEPQETAFSEQIASNLRKKQAALAGTAEKNCPGERDDAEVSQDPLLRFRPVGRVHRVTGFFSPGDTFPVKGWDGLFRLEGPQELLQLALDAGLGAKNSSGWGCVELVREAGDAEEATGAVSAVPCG